In the genome of Paenibacillus pabuli, one region contains:
- the greA gene encoding transcription elongation factor GreA — MSDKEVILTPEGLKKLEEELEMLKSVKRREVAERIKVAIGYGDISENSEYEDAKNEQAFIEGRIITLEKLLRNARIINSDEIDTEAVSVGATVTVEDLEFGDITEYTIVGTAESNPLQNKISNESPVGKAILGKKKGTVVDVSVPAGVIQYKIVDIKK, encoded by the coding sequence ATGAGCGATAAGGAAGTTATCCTTACACCAGAGGGACTTAAGAAGCTTGAAGAAGAACTGGAAATGCTGAAATCGGTGAAGCGCCGCGAAGTGGCTGAACGGATTAAGGTAGCTATCGGGTATGGAGATATTAGTGAAAACTCCGAATACGAAGATGCGAAGAACGAGCAGGCTTTCATTGAAGGCCGCATTATCACTTTGGAGAAATTGCTCCGGAACGCGCGGATTATCAACAGCGACGAGATTGATACCGAAGCCGTAAGCGTGGGTGCAACAGTTACTGTAGAAGATCTGGAATTCGGTGATATCACGGAATATACAATCGTAGGTACCGCGGAATCCAATCCGCTACAAAACAAAATATCGAACGAGAGCCCTGTTGGAAAAGCTATTCTGGGCAAGAAAAAAGGTACGGTTGTTGATGTAAGTGTGCCTGCTGGCGTAATTCAATATAAAATTGTAGACATCAAAAAGTAA